A region from the Thermodesulforhabdaceae bacterium genome encodes:
- a CDS encoding YkgJ family cysteine cluster protein has product MTYVKEDILPEHLVPIKEDEKFFFACHPNISCFGECCRKLRLMLTPYDVVKLREKLGLSSREFIDRFTTMEFRPPSYAPILFLKMSEVDDQICPFLSPEGCSVYSHRPSACRIYPVARATRYHGIHGILLESFFLVKEAHCRGFEENVEWNVGEWLKDQGLEEYHRLNDEWMRTLMSPRLKKGLTGHQQELFYMATYELDMFRRIVSSQKFRANFEVGNVLEGDDRTLLEFGLKWLAFSLNGENSSVVRKAQK; this is encoded by the coding sequence CCAATAAAAGAAGATGAAAAATTTTTCTTTGCATGCCATCCGAATATTTCCTGCTTTGGAGAATGTTGCCGTAAACTTCGACTTATGCTCACGCCCTATGATGTTGTAAAGCTCAGAGAAAAACTGGGGCTATCTTCCAGAGAGTTTATAGATCGTTTTACAACGATGGAATTTCGTCCTCCATCTTACGCACCCATACTTTTTCTAAAAATGTCAGAAGTAGATGATCAAATTTGTCCTTTTTTGTCCCCAGAGGGATGTTCCGTTTACAGTCATCGTCCTTCTGCCTGCAGAATTTATCCCGTTGCTCGCGCAACGCGTTACCATGGAATTCACGGAATATTGCTGGAATCGTTCTTTTTGGTAAAGGAGGCTCACTGCCGCGGTTTTGAAGAAAATGTTGAATGGAATGTTGGAGAATGGCTAAAAGATCAAGGGTTAGAAGAATATCACAGATTGAATGATGAGTGGATGAGGACCCTGATGAGTCCCAGGCTTAAGAAAGGGCTTACGGGACACCAACAGGAACTTTTTTATATGGCAACTTATGAGCTCGATATGTTTCGCCGAATTGTTTCTTCGCAGAAGTTTCGAGCCAATTTTGAAGTTGGAAATGTTCTGGAAGGCGATGATAGAACTCTGCTTGAATTTGGCTTAAAGTGGCTTGCCTTTTCCCTTAATGGGGAAAATTCATCGGTTGTTAGAAAGGCACAAAAATGA
- the lhgO gene encoding L-2-hydroxyglutarate oxidase, with protein MKAEVLVVGGGIIGLTIARELLNRGYEEVVVIEKEKTLGAHASGRNSGVLHAGVYYTPESLKAQSCLRGNQLLKEYCRSKGIPLKETGKVIVASSEHDLVCLEELFKRAVANGAKVKWISDRELTEIEPAARTIEKAIYVQETASVDPKEVLKALHKDLETSKKVKILFGCAFKNLKGSSIAVTSQGEIRFERFINSAGAFSDKVAHCFGLAKNYQLVPFKGIYWKVRQNHPLSKIIRGHIYPAPDLRYPFLGVHFSKNVYGEVFVGPTAIPALGREHYGKLRGIDSEAPLILARNATLFIKDPSFRKMALREPLKYLRPFFYRDAERLVKGLTQDALVPSSKAGIRPQLIDLHQKKLIMDFVVIQDGDSLHVLNPISPAFTASMDLAKKIVSMW; from the coding sequence ATGAAAGCGGAAGTGCTCGTCGTTGGTGGAGGCATTATAGGGCTTACCATAGCCAGAGAACTCCTGAATAGAGGTTACGAGGAAGTCGTTGTTATAGAAAAAGAAAAGACCCTGGGCGCTCATGCTTCAGGGCGTAATAGCGGTGTGCTTCATGCGGGAGTTTATTACACACCGGAAAGCCTTAAAGCTCAATCCTGTCTTCGAGGCAACCAGCTTCTGAAAGAATATTGCCGTTCCAAAGGGATACCCTTAAAGGAAACAGGCAAAGTTATTGTAGCGAGTAGTGAACATGATCTGGTTTGTCTGGAAGAACTATTCAAAAGAGCTGTGGCAAATGGCGCAAAGGTTAAGTGGATAAGTGATCGCGAATTAACCGAAATAGAGCCGGCGGCGAGAACAATCGAAAAAGCAATTTATGTTCAAGAAACGGCTTCAGTTGACCCAAAAGAGGTTCTTAAGGCTCTACATAAAGATCTTGAAACTTCAAAAAAAGTAAAAATTCTCTTTGGATGTGCGTTCAAAAACTTAAAAGGATCTTCGATAGCTGTAACTTCCCAGGGAGAAATCCGGTTTGAACGATTTATTAACTCTGCCGGGGCTTTTTCCGATAAAGTGGCACATTGTTTCGGTCTGGCTAAAAACTATCAACTGGTCCCTTTTAAAGGCATTTATTGGAAAGTTAGACAGAACCATCCTCTATCGAAAATCATCAGAGGACACATTTATCCAGCTCCGGATCTTCGTTATCCTTTCCTTGGCGTTCATTTTTCTAAAAACGTGTATGGTGAAGTTTTTGTGGGACCAACGGCAATTCCAGCTCTGGGAAGAGAGCATTACGGAAAACTTCGGGGAATTGACAGTGAAGCTCCGCTAATATTAGCCAGAAATGCTACACTTTTTATAAAAGATCCTTCTTTCCGAAAAATGGCTTTACGAGAACCGCTGAAGTATCTCCGTCCCTTCTTCTATAGAGACGCTGAACGTCTTGTCAAAGGACTCACACAAGATGCTCTTGTGCCATCATCTAAAGCAGGCATACGCCCTCAGCTTATCGATCTTCACCAGAAGAAACTCATTATGGATTTCGTTGTGATCCAGGATGGAGATTCTCTCCACGTTTTGAACCCAATTTCCCCAGCGTTCACAGCTTCTATGGATCTAGCGAAAAAAATTGTGTCCATGTGGTAA
- a CDS encoding cold-shock protein, with product MAEGRVKWFNEKKGYGFIETETQGDVFVHYTAIEGKGFRTLHDGDRVSFEIEQSSKGPQAVRVRRLNGNK from the coding sequence ATGGCTGAAGGAAGAGTTAAGTGGTTCAATGAGAAAAAAGGTTATGGGTTTATTGAAACCGAGACCCAGGGTGATGTGTTTGTGCATTACACTGCGATCGAAGGCAAGGGTTTCAGAACGCTCCATGATGGAGATCGAGTGAGCTTTGAAATAGAACAGAGCTCTAAGGGACCTCAAGCCGTTCGCGTAAGGCGGTTGAACGGAAACAAATAA
- a CDS encoding ATP-dependent helicase, with the protein MWYRIKEVLSSIQQEVVCCQRGPILVSAGAGSGKTRTLTAKIAYLISELGYDPSRILAITFTNKAAEEMKSRLEAITGLSRQNFPWIRTFHSACFRILNREAAKVGYQTPISVYSESQQKTLLKRILLSLNVSTEKFLGSTHKIVSLAKNSGYPERFLEQYPNIPKLFDAYLKYNEALRSLNAVDFDDILLLARNLLKEDETVRKTYQNAFDYILVDEFQDSNRLQNEITELLMRDGNLMVVGDDYQSIYGFRGSDLAYFVSFPERFKKSAVFRLEENFRSTTPIVSAADELIAHNKMRLEKRCFSRRPGPPIVIAEFANEREEARWVALKCIEYHHQQGIPLHEIAVLYRTRFCSLSFEEAFRKLKIPYRIVGARGFFESKEIQDINAYLVSALNPRDDMAFERVFGVPQKGIGSATLKKIEALKKPGMSLQEATWAALQANILSKKVTKALVSLKILLEDIAKLPPREAIECFLSRTSYLEYLRDYSKNEEDFFHRQGNIEQFVYMASESNTISELLEKAALVQEEQDEAGKSEKTSAVQLMTFHGAKGLEFKVVFVIGVEEGLLPHWRSIITVPGNWEENLEGIEEERRLLYVAMTRAAEYLHLSWALERQGKPAEPSRFFREIPKKYVVIESYVRRRKSR; encoded by the coding sequence ATGTGGTATCGAATAAAAGAAGTTCTTTCTTCTATTCAGCAGGAAGTGGTGTGTTGCCAAAGGGGACCGATACTGGTATCAGCCGGGGCAGGAAGCGGCAAAACTAGAACTCTCACCGCTAAAATAGCATACCTTATAAGCGAACTCGGTTACGATCCATCCCGCATCTTGGCTATAACTTTTACCAACAAGGCTGCGGAAGAAATGAAATCCAGGCTTGAAGCCATAACAGGACTCTCTCGACAGAATTTCCCTTGGATAAGAACATTTCATAGCGCATGCTTTAGAATTCTTAATCGGGAAGCAGCTAAAGTTGGTTACCAAACACCAATTTCTGTTTACAGTGAATCCCAACAAAAGACTCTCCTGAAAAGAATTCTCTTAAGCTTGAACGTAAGCACAGAAAAATTCCTCGGGTCGACTCATAAAATCGTTTCCCTTGCTAAAAACAGTGGTTACCCGGAACGGTTTCTGGAACAGTATCCTAATATACCTAAACTATTTGATGCTTATCTAAAATACAACGAAGCCCTAAGAAGCCTCAATGCTGTTGATTTTGATGATATTCTGCTTCTGGCAAGAAATCTCCTCAAAGAGGACGAAACAGTTAGGAAAACCTATCAGAACGCCTTTGATTACATTCTGGTTGATGAGTTTCAGGATTCAAATCGTTTACAGAATGAAATCACAGAACTTCTCATGCGGGACGGTAATTTGATGGTTGTAGGGGACGATTACCAGAGTATTTACGGCTTCAGGGGATCCGACCTGGCTTATTTTGTATCTTTCCCCGAACGCTTTAAGAAAAGTGCTGTGTTCAGACTTGAAGAAAATTTTCGCTCCACAACGCCCATAGTATCAGCCGCTGATGAACTTATAGCCCACAATAAAATGCGTCTTGAAAAACGATGTTTTAGCAGACGCCCTGGTCCTCCAATTGTGATTGCGGAATTTGCTAACGAGCGAGAAGAAGCCAGATGGGTAGCCTTGAAGTGCATCGAATACCATCACCAACAAGGTATCCCTCTTCACGAAATAGCCGTGCTTTACAGAACGAGGTTTTGCTCGCTAAGTTTTGAAGAGGCCTTTCGAAAACTTAAAATCCCGTATCGGATTGTAGGCGCAAGAGGATTTTTTGAAAGCAAAGAAATTCAGGACATTAACGCCTACCTTGTAAGCGCTCTAAATCCCAGGGACGATATGGCTTTTGAGCGAGTGTTCGGTGTTCCTCAAAAAGGAATAGGATCGGCTACATTAAAGAAAATCGAAGCCCTTAAAAAACCCGGTATGTCATTACAGGAAGCAACATGGGCGGCGCTTCAGGCAAATATTCTTTCTAAGAAGGTTACCAAAGCTTTAGTAAGCCTAAAAATCCTTCTTGAAGACATTGCTAAACTGCCACCCAGGGAAGCTATAGAATGTTTTCTTTCTCGCACATCCTATCTCGAATATCTTCGAGACTACTCCAAGAATGAAGAAGACTTCTTCCACCGCCAGGGTAATATCGAACAGTTTGTTTATATGGCGTCGGAAAGTAACACAATAAGCGAATTGCTCGAAAAGGCGGCTCTGGTTCAGGAAGAACAGGACGAAGCCGGTAAAAGCGAAAAAACTTCCGCTGTCCAGCTCATGACCTTTCACGGAGCAAAGGGATTGGAGTTTAAGGTTGTGTTCGTCATTGGGGTTGAAGAAGGACTTCTGCCTCACTGGAGATCGATTATAACCGTACCGGGCAACTGGGAAGAAAATTTGGAAGGTATTGAAGAAGAAAGGCGTCTTTTGTATGTTGCCATGACGAGAGCGGCGGAATATCTCCATTTGAGTTGGGCTCTTGAAAGGCAAGGAAAACCAGCCGAACCTAGCCGATTTTTTAGAGAAATTCCTAAAAAATACGTCGTTATTGAAAGTTATGTTAGACGTAGAAAATCAAGGTAA
- a CDS encoding phosphoribosylaminoimidazolesuccinocarboxamide synthase, giving the protein MQSVSSSLYRTHFEGLKLWGTGKVRDIYDLGDNLLIVATDRISAFDVVMPDPIPDKGKILTALSLFWLEFLKDICKNHLVSANIKDYPSECRPYLEVLDGRSMLVRKAKVFPVECIVRGYIVGSGWKDYQKTGKVCGIPLPPGLKQAQKLPEPIFTPSTKAEIGQHDENISFEQMEAIVGQDIANKLKDLSIRLYKKAAEYAEERGIILADTKFEFGMIDGEIALVDEVLTPDSSRFWPKDRYEVGKNPESFDKQYVRDFLVEIGWKSDDPPPHLPPEVIENTRLRYLEALKRLTGRDIN; this is encoded by the coding sequence ATGCAATCGGTAAGTTCTTCCCTATACAGAACCCATTTTGAAGGACTTAAGCTTTGGGGCACAGGCAAAGTAAGAGACATTTATGATCTAGGAGACAATCTTCTTATTGTTGCGACTGACAGAATTTCGGCTTTCGATGTAGTTATGCCGGACCCGATTCCAGATAAAGGAAAAATCTTAACAGCTCTTTCTTTGTTCTGGCTGGAATTTCTCAAAGACATCTGCAAAAACCATCTGGTATCGGCAAATATAAAGGACTATCCCTCTGAATGCCGCCCCTATCTCGAGGTGCTTGATGGAAGATCTATGCTTGTTCGCAAAGCAAAAGTATTTCCGGTAGAGTGTATTGTTCGAGGCTACATTGTAGGATCGGGATGGAAGGACTATCAAAAAACCGGCAAGGTCTGCGGCATTCCCTTACCACCAGGACTCAAACAAGCTCAAAAACTTCCCGAACCCATTTTCACTCCTTCAACCAAAGCTGAAATTGGTCAACACGATGAAAATATTTCATTTGAGCAGATGGAAGCAATTGTCGGTCAAGATATTGCAAACAAACTAAAAGATCTAAGTATAAGGCTTTACAAAAAAGCTGCTGAGTATGCTGAGGAGCGAGGCATAATACTCGCCGATACAAAGTTTGAATTCGGAATGATAGACGGCGAAATCGCTCTCGTGGATGAAGTCCTGACACCCGATTCAAGCCGATTCTGGCCAAAAGATCGTTACGAAGTGGGTAAAAACCCAGAAAGTTTTGATAAACAATATGTTAGGGATTTTCTGGTGGAAATTGGATGGAAATCCGATGATCCGCCCCCTCATCTTCCACCTGAAGTAATAGAAAATACAAGACTACGCTATCTAGAAGCACTGAAAAGGCTCACAGGTCGCGATATAAATTAA
- a CDS encoding DnaJ C-terminal domain-containing protein — MRTVGESYTYDYGFSYSQEEIFRTFFSNREAWDVFQELQRELAKMGIRFDENFLNSIFFGGGRRIIFKSVFFGPGTYRNDSSKSNWEDYKKGEPYSEGESFLKDTLGSLAIIGKKVFGFIKDNIKKRRDKEKISESPASDPVLDLPLSAEQMEKGDEIEVILPYGSEGKTVSVKIPPGVRPGMRIRLKSIGPTKGEDGSRWDVYLRVQLREPK; from the coding sequence ATGCGGACTGTTGGTGAAAGTTATACCTATGACTACGGTTTTTCTTATTCACAGGAAGAAATCTTTCGAACCTTTTTCTCCAATCGTGAAGCCTGGGATGTGTTTCAGGAACTTCAACGCGAACTTGCCAAAATGGGAATTCGTTTTGATGAGAATTTTCTAAATAGCATTTTCTTTGGTGGAGGAAGAAGGATTATTTTCAAGAGTGTTTTCTTCGGCCCGGGAACCTACAGGAATGACTCATCAAAATCCAATTGGGAAGATTACAAAAAAGGCGAACCCTATTCCGAAGGAGAGTCTTTTCTTAAAGATACTCTGGGTTCTCTTGCCATTATAGGCAAAAAGGTTTTTGGATTCATCAAAGATAATATCAAGAAACGCCGTGATAAGGAAAAAATATCTGAATCGCCTGCTTCTGATCCTGTGCTTGATCTTCCTCTATCGGCAGAGCAGATGGAAAAAGGGGATGAAATCGAGGTTATTCTTCCTTATGGTTCGGAAGGAAAAACCGTAAGTGTTAAAATCCCCCCTGGGGTTAGGCCGGGTATGCGTATCCGTCTTAAAAGTATAGGACCCACAAAGGGAGAAGATGGCTCACGATGGGACGTATATTTGAGGGTCCAACTTCGTGAGCCTAAGTAA
- a CDS encoding radical SAM protein, with the protein MSWKDRKILRERLEDESGYVIKDWGGKTRVALAFPNTYFIGMSNLGFQNVYGLFNALPYVVCERFFYPDSEKFPVLSLESQKPLSEFDIVVFSVPFEMDYPYLLEILQKSGIPLRSSDRTSAHPLVAAGGVTTFLNPQPLSPFMDFFFLGDAEVFVDTFWDFWKSQPFTKSEEKQKWLKKLAQSVEGIYVPEFYHEDYNSNGTIKSLRPMPDLPARIRVQKSPLVDAEPAKTHIFTSNTEFSNAFLVEIGRGCGRGCRFCAAGYVYRPPRFHKVEAVLKSVSKGEFPKRWGLVSAAVGDYPYLDELARFLIEEGVEVSFSSLRADGIQPIIKEIFKAGQHHAVAIAPEAGSERLRRVINKKLADDQICEACVFLTEAGIRHLKLYFMIGLPTEKDEDVAAIAHLVKRIRHEVIRTSKGLKNLGTIVININSFVPKPFTPFQWVSFDGVVALKEKAKKIQRLLAGFSNLRVHTDVPKWAYIQALLSRGDRMVGDLLEKVVRDGISWSKAFRELPWNPDFFVMRERRKDELFPWEIVDHGIDKEFLWHEYEKALAGSESPGCPSVNGCGFCGVCNRLKKS; encoded by the coding sequence ATGTCATGGAAAGATCGTAAAATCCTTCGGGAAAGGCTAGAAGATGAGAGTGGTTACGTCATTAAGGATTGGGGAGGCAAGACCAGAGTAGCTCTTGCTTTCCCCAACACTTATTTCATTGGTATGTCCAATCTTGGATTTCAAAATGTTTACGGCCTTTTTAATGCTCTTCCTTACGTAGTATGTGAGCGCTTTTTTTATCCTGATTCGGAAAAGTTCCCCGTTCTTTCGCTTGAATCTCAAAAGCCTTTATCAGAATTTGACATTGTCGTTTTTTCTGTTCCCTTTGAAATGGATTACCCTTATCTGCTTGAGATTCTTCAAAAGTCTGGCATCCCCCTTAGATCGAGCGATCGCACGAGTGCTCATCCTCTTGTTGCGGCAGGTGGAGTGACTACCTTTTTGAACCCTCAACCTTTATCCCCTTTTATGGATTTTTTCTTCCTGGGAGATGCCGAAGTTTTCGTTGATACTTTTTGGGATTTTTGGAAAAGCCAGCCCTTTACAAAATCTGAAGAAAAACAGAAATGGCTTAAAAAACTGGCTCAATCGGTTGAAGGCATCTATGTACCAGAGTTTTACCATGAAGATTATAATTCCAACGGAACAATTAAATCTCTCCGTCCCATGCCGGATTTGCCAGCCCGCATTCGAGTTCAGAAAAGCCCTTTAGTGGATGCTGAACCTGCTAAAACCCACATATTTACCTCGAATACAGAATTCAGTAATGCCTTTCTTGTGGAGATCGGAAGGGGCTGCGGGCGAGGTTGTAGATTTTGTGCCGCAGGTTATGTTTACCGTCCCCCTAGATTCCATAAGGTGGAAGCAGTCTTAAAAAGTGTGTCGAAAGGAGAGTTTCCTAAAAGATGGGGTCTAGTAAGCGCCGCTGTAGGAGATTATCCATACCTTGATGAGTTGGCTCGTTTTCTTATTGAAGAAGGGGTGGAGGTTTCCTTTTCTTCACTTCGAGCTGACGGCATTCAGCCGATTATTAAAGAAATTTTCAAAGCAGGTCAGCATCACGCCGTAGCGATAGCTCCAGAAGCAGGATCAGAAAGACTTCGTCGAGTGATCAATAAAAAACTTGCCGACGACCAGATTTGTGAAGCTTGCGTGTTCTTGACCGAGGCTGGTATTCGCCATCTGAAGCTTTATTTTATGATAGGACTACCTACAGAAAAAGATGAAGACGTGGCTGCGATCGCACATCTTGTAAAACGTATTCGCCACGAAGTTATCCGAACTTCTAAGGGGCTGAAAAATTTAGGAACTATTGTTATCAACATCAACTCCTTCGTGCCCAAGCCCTTTACTCCCTTTCAGTGGGTATCCTTTGATGGGGTGGTAGCACTTAAAGAAAAAGCAAAAAAAATTCAAAGACTGCTTGCTGGTTTTTCCAATCTTAGAGTTCATACCGATGTGCCAAAATGGGCGTATATCCAGGCATTGCTTTCCCGAGGAGATCGAATGGTAGGGGATTTGCTGGAAAAAGTGGTGCGGGACGGCATCAGTTGGTCGAAAGCTTTTAGAGAACTACCGTGGAATCCTGACTTTTTTGTCATGAGAGAACGAAGGAAAGATGAGCTTTTTCCCTGGGAAATTGTAGATCACGGGATTGACAAAGAATTTCTCTGGCATGAATATGAAAAGGCTCTTGCCGGTAGCGAATCACCCGGATGTCCTTCTGTAAATGGCTGTGGTTTTTGCGGAGTGTGTAATAGGCTTAAGAAAAGTTAA
- the ftsZ gene encoding cell division protein FtsZ: MTTKDKVTPLQQYSKDLVDNGDQENEYFAESPAKIKVFGIGGAGNNALNNMIRSGLLGVEFIAANTDVQVLRRCQAPVKIQLGSQLTRGLGAGGNPEIGAKAAEEDIDKIKAAVEGSDMVFITAGLGGGTGTGGAPVVARVCKELGILTVAVVTKPFAFEGRVRLRNAEEGLVKLQEVVDTLITIPNDRLVTLADKRAGYLEMFKKADDVLYYGVKGISDLIVIPGYVNVDFADVKTVMSERGLALMGTGIGRGENRASEAAQQAISSPLLEDISIKGARAVLVNITAGPDLAMYEFEEASTIIHSEVDSEANIIIGTAFDPELSDELRITVIATGIGKNNQQKAVSSGYTAQRRPDNKPSSSRYPSYPPPPTPSSTSAKKEEPRRIFIDDDVYEDSDLISSESDLERSRPEYNIESEKKQSFIDRFKRKFTSDEDEEDLSIPTFIRRKSKK, encoded by the coding sequence ATGACAACAAAAGATAAAGTTACGCCTTTACAGCAGTATTCAAAGGATTTGGTAGACAACGGTGATCAGGAAAATGAATATTTTGCGGAATCACCCGCTAAGATTAAGGTGTTTGGAATAGGTGGTGCAGGAAATAACGCTCTAAACAACATGATAAGATCTGGCCTTCTAGGAGTCGAATTTATAGCAGCTAATACAGATGTTCAGGTCTTAAGGAGATGCCAGGCTCCTGTGAAAATTCAACTTGGTTCCCAGCTTACTAGAGGCCTAGGAGCGGGAGGAAATCCAGAGATTGGTGCAAAGGCTGCCGAAGAGGACATTGATAAAATCAAAGCAGCGGTGGAGGGAAGCGATATGGTTTTTATTACTGCCGGACTCGGTGGTGGCACCGGCACTGGAGGCGCTCCCGTTGTGGCAAGAGTATGTAAAGAACTTGGAATCCTTACCGTCGCTGTCGTGACAAAGCCCTTTGCTTTCGAGGGCAGAGTTAGATTGAGAAATGCTGAAGAAGGGCTTGTTAAGCTTCAGGAAGTCGTTGATACTCTTATAACCATTCCCAATGACCGCCTTGTAACTCTGGCTGATAAAAGAGCCGGCTATCTCGAAATGTTCAAAAAAGCCGATGATGTGCTCTATTATGGTGTTAAAGGTATTTCTGACCTTATTGTGATCCCGGGTTACGTTAACGTTGATTTTGCCGATGTTAAGACCGTCATGAGCGAAAGAGGTCTGGCACTCATGGGAACGGGTATAGGACGGGGAGAGAATCGAGCCTCCGAGGCGGCTCAGCAGGCTATTTCCAGTCCACTTCTTGAGGACATCTCCATTAAGGGGGCTCGCGCTGTGCTGGTAAATATAACAGCAGGTCCAGATCTTGCCATGTATGAATTTGAAGAAGCTTCCACCATTATACACAGTGAAGTTGATAGTGAAGCCAATATCATTATTGGCACAGCTTTCGATCCAGAACTCAGTGACGAACTGAGAATAACCGTAATCGCAACCGGCATAGGAAAGAATAACCAGCAGAAAGCAGTCTCTTCTGGTTACACTGCTCAGCGCCGCCCTGATAATAAACCTTCATCGTCTCGCTACCCATCTTACCCCCCACCACCAACTCCATCATCGACTTCCGCTAAGAAAGAAGAACCCAGGAGAATATTTATAGATGACGATGTTTACGAAGATTCTGATTTGATTTCTTCCGAATCGGATCTTGAAAGATCCCGACCGGAATACAACATTGAGTCAGAAAAAAAGCAGTCTTTTATAGATCGATTTAAACGAAAATTCACTTCTGATGAGGATGAAGAAGATCTTTCTATTCCTACATTCATCCGCAGAAAATCTAAGAAATGA
- the ftsA gene encoding cell division protein FtsA produces the protein MPKSRDIVVGLDLGTTKVCAVVGERTSEGINVIGLGTSPSHGIRAGVVVNIDKTVKAIRRALEEAQFMAGCDIDGVHVGVAGTHVQGLNSHGVIAIKNRGEVTETDIYRVMDAAQAVAMPADKVILHVVPQEFIVDDHKGIMDPLGMSGVRLEARVHLIIVSGSAIKNIEKCCAQAGVHVESYSLEVLASSRSVLYPDELKLGVVVIDIGGGTTDIAVFHNGSVKYTGVLPLGGNHITADISVGLKTSLDEAERIKKQHGCAIAEAIPENESIKVRSLDGRRTFSVDPLDLGRIIEARVDEILQLAWRKVVQSGYMDHLHAGVVLTGGVAMLPYIRELAENIFEMPVRIGIPVGFGGLKDVIENPMYATAAGLLLPDIDEMSERYVAASESLFPLGWVKKFFVFVKRWLGEL, from the coding sequence ATGCCAAAAAGCCGTGACATCGTGGTTGGTCTAGATTTAGGGACGACAAAAGTCTGCGCTGTTGTTGGGGAACGCACTTCCGAAGGCATTAACGTAATAGGGCTGGGAACGTCTCCTTCCCATGGGATTAGAGCTGGAGTTGTTGTTAACATAGATAAGACTGTGAAGGCAATTCGTAGAGCTCTGGAAGAAGCTCAATTCATGGCTGGTTGTGATATCGATGGCGTTCACGTTGGAGTGGCTGGAACTCATGTTCAGGGACTTAATAGCCATGGCGTTATTGCTATAAAGAATCGTGGAGAAGTTACCGAAACGGACATATATCGGGTAATGGATGCGGCTCAGGCTGTGGCAATGCCGGCTGATAAAGTAATTCTCCATGTTGTTCCTCAGGAATTTATCGTTGATGATCATAAGGGCATTATGGATCCTTTGGGGATGAGCGGGGTGCGCCTTGAAGCAAGAGTTCACCTGATTATTGTTTCAGGGTCTGCTATAAAAAACATCGAAAAATGTTGCGCTCAGGCGGGAGTGCATGTTGAAAGTTATTCACTTGAGGTTCTAGCTTCCAGCCGATCCGTACTTTACCCCGATGAACTCAAGCTAGGCGTGGTGGTTATTGATATTGGAGGCGGAACCACGGATATTGCCGTGTTTCATAACGGTTCTGTGAAATATACAGGAGTGTTACCTCTGGGAGGAAATCATATTACGGCCGATATCTCTGTCGGGCTTAAAACATCCCTTGATGAAGCTGAACGGATTAAAAAACAGCATGGGTGTGCTATCGCAGAAGCAATACCAGAAAATGAGTCTATAAAAGTTAGGTCTCTTGATGGACGTAGAACCTTTTCCGTAGATCCTCTCGATTTGGGCAGAATTATTGAAGCTAGAGTTGACGAAATACTCCAACTTGCATGGAGAAAGGTTGTGCAGTCAGGTTATATGGATCACCTCCACGCTGGAGTGGTATTGACTGGGGGAGTGGCTATGCTTCCTTACATTAGAGAACTTGCAGAAAATATATTCGAAATGCCGGTAAGGATTGGCATCCCCGTTGGTTTTGGTGGTCTTAAGGATGTAATTGAAAACCCAATGTATGCCACAGCGGCAGGTCTGTTGCTTCCAGACATTGACGAAATGAGCGAAAGATATGTGGCCGCTTCGGAGTCGTTATTTCCTTTGGGATGGGTTAAAAAATTTTTTGTTTTTGTAAAGAGATGGTTAGGGGAACTGTAA
- a CDS encoding FtsQ-type POTRA domain-containing protein, with translation MKINNSVRFIAFVIFWVGFVVASTILIIRLYNTIKTSPLWQVRKVQVEGLKRVSEKEILKILDLPPQVSVWDLNLLSLENKLSGHPWIEKAVVKWRFPGVILVTVVERYPVAILCCDACFYVDANGQLFSQINRKDISDSDVPWFTFCPQVLDKSFRVSEVTLAGFSALMQALRNFFGPLWKNAEVSYSPKDGFVVKIQGIKALLGTEDVYKSVARLQYMMQGLKMLEKSENFHEIDVRYPRWAFIR, from the coding sequence GTGAAGATAAATAACAGTGTAAGGTTTATCGCTTTTGTTATTTTTTGGGTCGGTTTTGTTGTAGCCTCAACGATCCTGATAATTCGATTATATAACACTATTAAAACTTCCCCCCTTTGGCAGGTAAGAAAAGTCCAGGTGGAAGGGCTAAAAAGAGTTTCTGAAAAAGAGATACTAAAGATTCTTGATTTGCCTCCACAAGTATCCGTATGGGATCTTAATCTTCTCAGTCTTGAAAATAAGCTATCCGGTCATCCCTGGATAGAAAAAGCGGTTGTCAAATGGCGCTTTCCCGGTGTAATTTTAGTGACGGTAGTGGAACGATATCCTGTCGCCATTTTGTGCTGCGATGCCTGTTTCTATGTGGACGCAAACGGGCAACTCTTTAGCCAAATTAATCGTAAAGACATTTCCGATAGCGATGTTCCGTGGTTTACTTTTTGCCCTCAGGTTTTGGATAAATCCTTTAGAGTTTCAGAAGTAACTCTAGCTGGTTTTTCAGCTTTGATGCAGGCTTTGAGAAACTTTTTTGGTCCCTTGTGGAAAAATGCGGAAGTTTCGTATTCGCCTAAAGATGGGTTTGTTGTTAAAATCCAGGGGATTAAGGCCTTGTTAGGCACAGAGGATGTTTATAAAAGTGTTGCAAGATTACAGTATATGATGCAAGGATTGAAGATGTTAGAAAAGAGCGAGAATTTTCATGAGATTGATGTTCGATATCCCAGATGGGCATTCATAAGATGA